TGCTCAACTTGGGGTTAGCAGTTAACAAGTTGAAATGagataatatgaaaatatatattataagcaATATAATTCCGCATTTGAAATGTATTgcattaaagtttaataaataaagaaaataaaaaacaacctataaaaatacaaatcaaacACCTACGACACGGGaatcctaatatttttttcttttttcccTAGTGTTTCTGTTTCTCTAATAATATAGGCCTTTGAACAGTCACCAAAATAAGAATTAGTCATCTAATCTATTATACTactgttattttatacataaattatcagtagttttatatataatataaatatttaatttgccGCCATACCGCGTCAGTAAGGcgatcattattttttttttttttactttcactGTGTAGAGAAAAGCAGGTCGCGGGCGGACATCAGATGAGGCCAGACATGGGCAATAACTCGACTGTTTCAAATCGTCCACATCCAACCTTGTGCTGGTAGTTTGTGACGATTatggtaattaaatatatatatatatatatctaagtTTATgcagataataaatacataattaattccGTCGACGATAGTATGTGGCCGGCATAAGAATATAAGTACATCGCGAATCAACAGTGTAACGTTCTAGCTAATGGACATTTTGCATTACGGCCATTTTTTGCTCAGGCCGCTGGCCGGTAAAGATGTGGCGCTTTCGACCGATGGTGTTGAGAATGTATTTCGCAAGCAAGCCGCAATATTCTCGGTACGATCGcttagaaattttacataatcttGGTAAGAAATTACTTGTGGAGAATCGCCGTAtgaataatatacttactaacaaatttattattacagcaAATCTTTTTGGAGTGCATTAATATATTGTCATGATGTAAATTTCACGTATAGTCCTTGTAAGTTTTCTTGCATAAATCTAGATCTCAGTAATAAAGGCAAATTTATATAGAATGATGTGCTATCGACTGTATGGCAATGACGTTGCTTACACCATTAAAAATGATTGTTGGTTCGCGCAATGTTTGATAACGGTAGCCGATATGGCTTCGCGTGTctttataagaaaatttatcatatgatctataaaaaaatatttcgctaaattgtataataagaCGTAGTACCGGGCGCGATAACATTCTGTATTTAAAAAGGATGATCgtccttttatttattgtcgaGATTTTTACGTATTGGCATTCCATTTGGCATAACCACGGCGGCAATAACATTTCTGTCATTCATATTCACGTTTCTCATTTGAGGTTATTTCATTCGCCACGAAGCCCGAAGTCCGCGTATAAAAACAAACCctcaacattttttaaatctggcTGTGGGCGCCCCGTTGTTTACTTATGTTTcagttaaattaaacatttaagtcAAGATAATATCGATACGAGATAGAAAGTAGAATAGCACTTCGATcacatataggtactttctAGTATAGTGTCGTAGGTGAAACGAAGCAGAGACGAAACGGTTAAATGGCTGTCATACATCATACGAATTAAACTTAAGGTTAACTGAATAGTGGATGAATCGTTATAGTGAAAAGGAGAATCGTGTTTTGTAGAGGCGCAGTGAACTCGCTTCACATACCTATACATGTTCCTGACATCAACCcactttcaaattcaaattcaaaattctgggaactttaccgcacgacgacggcgatttagtgtcaatttttttatttaaattaattttatatttattattttagttttaatttgtaattttaacttaCAGTAATTAcgttgtaaatacttttattattttcataaataaataaatagtgtataaaaaattcaaaattctttattcaatataggatgatatacctacatcacttattaacgtcaaaaCTAAACTactaaaactaagtctactgccgactcccaaagcgcaggtgaagaagaagcgacgcaacaaaattcaccgcggccttttctccaaagacgtcaattaacaggtcttatacatttaaaaaaaaaactttggaaatagataatatttttgtctgcTCAAATCGCGGCAACAACCTACAGATAAACCGATCCGATTATTGTTAACAAACCGGTTTTCTTTATAAAGTACACATTTGAAAGTGAAAGCAGAATGGAAATCACTCACCGAAAGCGAAGCGACGGTAGTCTAGTGATTaaaacgcccgcctgtggcCAAAAGATCTCAGATTCGAATCCAGCGAAACCTAGCATAACTACTAGATGATTACACATTTTCTTtcgcgggtctactggaagaaatttctgtagaaataagtagtacctttgtacttaatttcctatttgtaaactttatatttacaccGCTgtctatattatctatactattattataaagaggtaaaagtttgtgagtttgtgtgtttgaggcgcgtaatctccgaaactaccgaaccgatttcaaaaattctttcaccattagaaaggtacattatccaagattgttataggctatattttatctcaaaattccgacgggagcgacatctattattattattattataaagaggtaagcgtttgttacctagtttgtatgtttgagggggtaatctccgaaactaccaaaccgatttcaaaaattctttcatcattagaaaagtacattatccaagattgctataggctatattttatcttcaaattcctacgggagcgaagccccgggcaacatctagtgttgTATAAAAGAATTATTCAGTTCATTATTGTATGCCTGGTTCCTTacttagtagtataaaaaaaacagtcgCTAGATAGGACTgcatgtcagatgtctttagacaatttgaataaaatctaaatatccCAAGACAGAACGCCCTATGCTCCACCTAGGGACCTTAGGATTAGAACCATAACACACTCGACTAAGACTCACCAAAAAGCAGGAGAACAATATACCAGCGACAATCTTATCCGTGACCGTTGCGTGGATGTTTATGATGACCAGGTCGTTGATCGTGAGGAACAGAATGAGGAAGAAGCCGAAGATGTGTGTCCATATGTTCATCGTTTCGTTCGTCCACCAGAATATGCTGCAAAAGAAATAATACGGTGTTGAGTTTCAATCGCCATTTGTATTTTCAAGTAAGAAACATATTCAGCGTATTTATATGTGAGACTAAGCGGCCCGTACCGGctccgctcgggtaaaaacataataaattatacacctaaaccttcccaAGGAACcacactgtctattggtgTAAACCGCAtagaaaatccgtgcagtcgtttttaagtttatcgcgaagaGACTGTCTGTCTacggcagaggattttgttttataatatgtacctacacaccaaatttcaactttctaCGCtatgcgttgtctgtcagtcagtcagaaACGCAAGAGTCATATGAAGCGCCAgcataaaacatatttctgGGGCTGCGCAGCACCAAGGCTTCATGGCTTGGAATGAACACATTTATGGAAAGCTCAGACGCGAATCAACGTACATtgcttaattttaatgtaaacttGTATCAACGCCAGGAacaaccagcaatgtatgtcgaATTCGCCACGATTTTGTAGATATGATCATACCTACATCAGTTGGATTCCATACCATCTTTACGTTTTCACGTTCATTataaactgattttgataaaattttgtgtgGATACAGAATAAAAACCCGAGGTCTATTTAAAGTCAGCACCCGAAaaggatttaaaataaaaaaacacaagatACTTTCGGGTTTGGtactagatgtcggtaggtagtcgtaagtCATGACAGATGCCCTTGACTGGCGACTTGAAgtaaatctgacaccagtgttagcaataacaaacCGAAATCAAAGAGAAGACCACGGGCATAGCCGCGGACAACAGATAGTTCAAACTAAACGTTACTTGTTTTCACTTCTTAGCGTCATCTCTTTTGTCAAGAAATCATCAatcaacatacatatatacattcattgcaaattcgcctgTATTACAAACGGCATAAAGGTCCGTGAAGGTAATCAATATGCAGCAGAATATACAAGGCACTATTTGTCGACTTTGGTTTACGTAATGACTACAAAGTCACTATAATCTATTACTTCCGGTTTCGtttggggctgtgacgcctctAGTccggggcaaaaatatttttttttatttatttaacaatctTCATCTACGCACTATCTAATCTAATCTACATTAGAAAGTTAATATCACACACTGATTAGTATTTGTGTCTCACAAGAAAACAAGCCAAGCGTGAGTCGGATTAGCACAACTAGGTTTCCCTGCAATGTATACCATTTTACGATAGATTCACGCCAGGCATAAACACGCCCGGCGTAAAACCATCGCTGCAGGTTCTCTAGTCGTATATAAAGCCTTGTAATTACTGGCATATATTATGTCGCCTAGTACGAGTATATACTAGGCGACATAATATATGCCATCTTATCGACATGGGTTTATTTAGATAACTTACGAACTGTATGAAGGTGGGGCCGATTTCATACCGCTGTGTTctcttctcactatcgagtcgattcgcaatGAGACACagcgcagctaaccaatcacattgcggtgtggttgtcgtcgcgtcacaatgtcgcactgtgattggttggcGAATCGACTcggatagtgagaagtgaaatgcaaagcCACACTTCGCCCTAAGGACAAGGCAGGATGTGTGAGTGGCCGTAATATGTGTCGGaagtaagtatgtataaaaaattaaccgtacatataatcaaaaattaaaatcaaatgatttattcaaaaactatgccttcacaggcactttttcgcgtcatattctaaattaatatttacaaaacaataaattactagtatttcggaacgaccactgctgagaagaaatgccgaaagaaactcatttaaacagaaGGGTTTACCACTTTTAGTAAGGTAGGTATAAATAATGATCCCTAAAACTGAATTGTTAATTAGACAGACATAGGTACGCTGCAATATCATTACATTACACCGTCACAGTCtaattttcacattatttaaaGTACTTCAATCAATAAGGTGCAAATGGCCTTGTATGTCCTAATTTAGcaacaaaatgtaaatttaccATTTAATGATGACAAACATCCTATAAAAGTAGAACTTCTATAATACAACAAAAGAAACATCTAGAACCTATACATTGTCTACCACGTGAGGGAAAGACTCGATAATGTGTCTGTATCTGCAATCCGATCCTAATCCCAAATCCTTCTTACTGAGAATTGTGAGTGTTAGTTACTTCTCCACGCTCATGGGCCagatattatgaaatttggataaTAGGTCTGAGGTAAAAATAAGCtgcttaaaataaatcaacccTAAAAGGGCAAACATGGAGGATGAAAACTTCTAACTTTATAACTCTTgcgtaatatatatatattaattaacagGATGCTAAAGCCAACCAAATGTATAACAAACTTGAGTTTCTAGTGTACAATAGAATATTTCCTTTGGTTGATACCGATAACACAGACAGTAAAGAGGTACAtagtaaaaacttaatttaaactacGCGACGATTTTAACGCAGGTTTTTGTGTAATTCCTGTGGAAGGCTTAGGCatagaatttattatgttttgatGCATAGATGAATACAGTCATGATAAGTTACCCCGCATGGAATTCTATGCGATGGTAATACAAGGATATTGCAACGATTTTTGTTAGGTTGATGTGCCGTCAACTGTACTGTACAGTGAAATTTTAAACGAAACTTGAGTATGTTTATCTGCTATTTGACTATACAACCACaatggcgtgtggttcccgctcTAGAATAGCCCTTAGATATCGTATGAAGTGCTTAACCTTCAACAGATGACAAGCCAGAAGAGTATTCACAAAGAgttaaatttatcttcaaaattttaagccTTAAATTTAATGGTACACAGGTAATAACGTCATAAGTAAAAACAACTAGAGACTTACCTCTCCCAACATAATCTTGTAGGTAACAGCTTTCTATATCCATCTCTAATAAATGGATTATGCTGTAGATACTCCGGTGCTTCCTCATACTTCAACAATTGTCTATAGTTTATATACTCTATGTCTTCTTTTGTCAAGTTATTATTGTCTTCCAGCTTCTTGCCTCTTCTGAGAAGGGTGTTGCCCGCATTGAATTCTGAACTGTGTTCATTTTCCAcctaaaaacatgtttttgttaagTTCACAACTTTGATTCAATTATAGTCATAGAATTAGCTATATGactggaaataataaaatgctatATAGGCATATAAACagaataattaagtaaatgtcactttaaataataaattttattaatgactaGCTggtgcctgcgacttcgttcgcatggccgaacaatttttggtaaggagtcaaaattattagagaaatttaattgtacagacaaatgtaatgatacctacatacagaagatgctaataAGAAGAGACtgaaaaagtacattttctatagtttagcttaactattatgactcttcttcaggtgttccagatctttgatttttatatctcaacagaaaatgctcatcagagtgaacaatttttgttaagtcgtcatttctatattccctatagtttagctgtaccatcatactACTCCATCAGGCTGGCCAACATATATGTTGGCCAGGTTTCATAGCCATAcaacaaaaagttttatttaaatccgtCCAGCCGATCCAGAGAGTAGCAtgtgcaaacaaacagacaaacagacaaaccaacagactttttttttaaatccttatTCCATTACTGATTCTCTATCcatctcattttttttttatttaaatatcttcaatgtacagaaacactttattatactgttttattatatgtattgatgtgatttagaattttttctCATCATATAGGTATTATCACATACATCATTGCACATCACTGTCATACTAGCtccatataaatttttgtttttgtcattagaaaataatatcagaTTTTGACATTCTCTCATTAAAAAACTGGTGTTAAATTTAACAGCAACGAAAATAATCTGTTAATCATCTAGGTTACAAAAGTTTGGTTtagaacttttatttttaactcctgattgataaaatattcctACACATCAGTTCATGAAAACATAACTTATTTGACACAATTTTTTCACATAGGCAGGTACCAATGCAAgtcaaaataacttattttactgaaataaattatggaattcatttattacacattatattattgtttatttgctttagataaaattctaaaggtagttaaaacattttttaactggcaaaggaaaattaaaaatctttaaaattgaattatttttttttggtttattccctcgttttattgaggaggcaaagggtactagccttaaaattgaaaacttgAATGATAAGACATCTTTGTCTTTCATCTAGTGGTTGATATTCACGAGCACAGATAAACAGAAacaaatatcaacaaaaatcactaaaatctttattataattattaattcattgatcaacatgcaaaattttacatttctttttGGCGTATCTTGGACAAAAGTGGAGCTTGAAACCGGACCGACtacgaaaaattatataaaagaaagctGCTTTCAAAACTTACTTTTTCTATTGGCATAAATTGTACCGTCTCCGCTTGACACTCACTAACTTTTTTGGTCATGGTTAAAGTCATATTTCCTACTTTATTCAAAGAACAAATTActagaaaaacaaatttaacaacCTATTCAGTAATCAGAAATACATGATCGTAAtagattgttttaaattgagaCACAAACTGCGAATGTTTTACAATAGTTTAGGCTGAAAAgattcaatttttttcgaGAAAACTTATATTCTTGATTTAATAACACATTAACACAATGGTTAATTTTGTCGTCGTACGCAACCAcacactataaataaataaataaaaatatattcacaaatAGTTGACAGAAAATACGACTTTATAACAACTAGCCACAGTGAGAAGGCTGCGCGCTGCGGCCTCTGCACTGCAGACAGAAGGTAGGCAGGTAGGCCAGCTGCTTAGCTGCTGCACTGTTGCTACTTGCCATGTCAGTTTGACTATTTCAATGTCATCTGACATTAATGTCAGGTGAAATTGActgtcttttttttcttttctcctTTGTGGCAATCAAACTTCTTCAATAGAGCTTATTTTTGAACATCAAGCTTCCCATCCTAACTTAaccacaaatataaaaaacttaacaaaCATTTAGCTCGAATCAGTAAGAAATcctgtgaataaaaaaaatacctacttagtgTTCAAACGTGGGCGAGGCGAAGCACCCGCAAAAAAAGCCGAGTTTGACGCGACGTTGTTAGGCATAAAAATGGAGGAACttgtattataacaataaaattgtgtcTGTCTACTAGTTGCAGACACATTTGTGGGGCGTAAAAAGCCACCATCTGTGCatccaaaaaattaaaaatagctttTGTCATTTAATGTCACTCTGTCACTTCAACGTCAAGTCAACTGTAGTCTGTCAACTATTGACTGTCAACTCAGTCATATCAATATCACAATCAcgtaaaatgtatgtacctaccaaAGGCCGATTGTGATtgaaattttttgttgtaaaatattcctattaaaacttgtaataaaaattatttatatactatatctTTTGTGTAatgcattataattttttcaaaaagtgtCCTCTTAAACATTTGATATATCACACATAAACAAACTAATGCAGCTTAGATGGAATTTCAATTTGCGTATTGATTAGGTTTATATAGTCTAATGTTGttagtgtaaatattttttataacagcGATGGGGTGCCTACAAAGTAAAAAGGATTCCTCCGATATTCATCCAAACGTTTTCCGAGTTGTTAATATTGACGAGCACGGCGGCGATCTTTGTTCGGGGCAGCTGGAGATTACGGAGTCTGATATCATTTTGTACAGAGAAGGGAGAGATTCGACCGTTTGGCCTCTGCACTCACTTAGAAGATATGGATTCGAGGGCGACCTCTTTAGTTTTGAATCAGGTGGGTATCTGTCAAACATCACATGTAGAAAATCatattctttttctttgttgATCTCGACAATATCAGTTCCCGTCTGGTAggtcagtagtataaaaaatatatattactagtgCCATCAATATTTCACCGAAGGTcctgaatttattaattaaataatagacaGGCAGCTTTTTATAGCTGATGCACTTTAACTAGAATCATTAAAAGTTCTATAGTCAATTGATTTTtctattctttaaaatatttgggctcattttataaacattaggTTCTAgatttgttatgtttgttttttaatatacacaaGTTTagtactttaaaattactttgttttatcatttttcagGGAGAAGATGTGAAACTGGTGAGGGCATCTATGCATTCAGATGTCGCAGAGCATCTATACTGTTTCGAACTCTTCAACAACAAATCCAGCTGCGTAATGTTATACATGATACCATGCCATACCCTGTTTCAAGAATGAGTCCATTGCCACAAGCACGACAGACACTGCAGGCTAGTGTCATTCATCGGTCCTCAGTGGACAATGGTCAACCGGAATTGCCTCACAGCCAAATGGTAAATGACAACTTTCCTAACAATGTCCCTCATAATGGTGTCAGAGTTTCGACTCAATCACCGAGGTCGCCTTCCAGTGCAGACATCTTAGAAGTAATGCCTCTGTATCCGCGCTCACAGACAAATGGCAATCATGTTACAAATGTATATCAAATGAGGGATTTCAAAAGGGAACACAACAACAACACTCAACAACAGGCATTGAATATACAGCATGTGTATAGTAATGACCTGAATAGAGATCTGGCTATTCtcagaaataatttaagacaAGAGGCAGCCCTGAATACTATGAGAGATATTGAAGATGAGACCCTGTTCCTTGAAAGGAggtatataaatgaaaatattccaAACAAAATAGTTAACAATCCCATTTCCCCAACATTGAGCAACTCTAGTGAGCATTATGCTCAGCTCAATATTGACCAGGAAGATGCTGCGAAGCAGGAATCTGCAAGACTTTACATGAACATCTTGCCTACAGAGAACACATTGActgatacaaataaaaatgacacaGCTCCCTCAACTCCACTGACTCCCAAACCTGTTGAATATTGCAATCTTTCTATAGGTACGAAGGTGGAAATGAATGCATATGCAAATTTGTCACTAGGAGATTTAGGAGAAGGCATCAAGAACGCGAAACAGTCTTCACAATCCGAGCACAACCAGAAGTTTTCCGAATCTGATACATTTACATCAATGTCACCAGTCGAGGAACTTGAAGTTAATTATGCGATTCTGGACATTGATTCTAATAAAGAACAAGTGAAAGCGACCAGGGAATTAGCTTCTCCTGAGTCCCAATCGTACAACAGTTCACGCAATGAGAGTACTCCGTCATGTTCTTCTCAGCCGAGAAGTCGTTTAGTGTCACAGGGCAGCATGGAGAAATCCACTTCTACTAATACCACGACTACTGCACCATCAGCTACTATAGGGTACACTacaattgattttgataaaacagtAGCTCTCACTTCTGTCGCAGCCGGAGCAGAAATGGATGGCGATGGACAGAGGAAGACAAGGCATGACTCATGTACTGTTTTCTGTGGAAGTCCAAGCAGCGTCGATAAAAGTAAGGGCAGTAATAACTAAACactaaattgataaattaaatatatcatataataagttagtttatatataaatggtgCCAAAGAGTCGatagatataagtatataaaatttaatgaatgcCATTTTTACaccaaaattgtaaatatacaaactattgtcgttaatttttaatgatattatgtATGCATAGAGTTGAAGGAGAAACAAGAAAGACAATGaagttttctataatttaaataaaagtcatgaacaatactatattaattatatattataacgtATATTCTTCAATATCAACTCTGTAATCTACATATTATCAATAAGAAATATTGTATGATACAAAGAGTTAAagccaaaatatattatttttttggttgtaacataataaaacacctaattaaaaaaatatgtaggcaTAAccgaaaacaaatattgtagtCCAAATCGAAAGGttgctataatttattttaattcataatctGGTTGTACCAAATAGTGGTATAATATGGTTTTATACTGCCGTAATAAGTATGTCAGTTCCAAAGGGATATGTGATGCCACATAGCGCAATAGTGCTTAGACTGAAAATTtgccaaatattttgttacatacaaagcataataggtaaataataatggtacAGAAGTGATGATACACATCAAGATGTTGAATCCTagaatttaggaacctaaatgTAAGATAAATTTAAGAGGCTATATTATAGAGATGTGTTATATAGTATTTAGCCGGTGATGTGCCGCCAA
This genomic stretch from Plodia interpunctella isolate USDA-ARS_2022_Savannah chromosome 16, ilPloInte3.2, whole genome shotgun sequence harbors:
- the LOC128676331 gene encoding fibroblast growth factor receptor substrate 2, with the protein product MGCLQSKKDSSDIHPNVFRVVNIDEHGGDLCSGQLEITESDIILYREGRDSTVWPLHSLRRYGFEGDLFSFESGRRCETGEGIYAFRCRRASILFRTLQQQIQLRNVIHDTMPYPVSRMSPLPQARQTLQASVIHRSSVDNGQPELPHSQMVNDNFPNNVPHNGVRVSTQSPRSPSSADILEVMPLYPRSQTNGNHVTNVYQMRDFKREHNNNTQQQALNIQHVYSNDLNRDLAILRNNLRQEAALNTMRDIEDETLFLERRYINENIPNKIVNNPISPTLSNSSEHYAQLNIDQEDAAKQESARLYMNILPTENTLTDTNKNDTAPSTPLTPKPVEYCNLSIGTKVEMNAYANLSLGDLGEGIKNAKQSSQSEHNQKFSESDTFTSMSPVEELEVNYAILDIDSNKEQVKATRELASPESQSYNSSRNESTPSCSSQPRSRLVSQGSMEKSTSTNTTTTAPSATIGYTTIDFDKTVALTSVAAGAEMDGDGQRKTRHDSCTVFCGSPSSVDKSKGSNN